The sequence below is a genomic window from Pirellulales bacterium.
TACGCCCCGGCTCCTATCGCACAGCACCCCGTCCGATAACAAAGAGCCCAATAACAAAGAGCCAAAGAGCAAGGCCGGCGCCGAACGAATGCGGTTCGGCACCGGCCTGTTTTTTGCTGCGGCCGTCTTACGCTGCGACGTTCGAGCAAGCCGTGGACTACCAGCCCTCGCCCAGGTAGTTGGAGTCGTCCAGGAATACGTACACGGTTTCCGGTTCACCGGTCAATTCGAGGAATCGCTGCCAGATCGCGGCGTTCTCCGGCCGCAAAATACTGGCCTTCGTGCCGATCAGATCGGTTACGCCGATCTGCTGGGCCAGCGCCAGTTGATTGTCGACGAGCGTCCGCCATTCAGATGCCGAAGGTTGCTCGCCGAGAAGCAGCCGGTCCGTCAGGACGAACGTGTTGTAGTCGGCCAGCGTGTTGACGCGCATCGCCATGCCCACGGCGATCTCCTCGCTGAAGTTGGCCGATTTGCCCGACGGGAAGGAGATTTGCAGCCGCCCGCCAAAGTCGGTATCCAACTGCGCGAGGAATCCGGAGTCGCGCACCGCACGGCCCAGGGACGATGCGTCGATCGTGGCATAGTCCAACGGCAGGTCGGGCGGGCGGCCCGGGTTGGGCACGCCCGGATAGTCTTCGAGATCGAGGCCAATCAAGGCGTCGTTCGTGACGCCTAGCTCGTCGAGCGCGTCGCGCAGCGCGGCGATGTCGTTGCGCCACTCGGCCCAGCCGGCGACGCTGGTCCATTCGCCTTCTTGCGGGAAGAAGGCCAGCCCGACGCCCGCCTGGATGCCCAGATCGAGGGCACGCTTGACGGCCGCGGCCGCCGCGCGCGGGCCCAACTCGTGGTCCTTGTCGGGCGTTTCCAGGTGCCGCATCATCACCATCAGGCCAGAGAAGGGCAGGTTGTTCTGCAGGCCTTGCGCCACGATGCGGTCGAGCAGGGCCTGGGCCTCGGTCGGCCAGGCTCGGATGATCAGGTTGGGGCTGGCAATCGGCTGCACGTTCAAGAACTCGACATCCGTGAGTTGTTCGCGGAGTGCCCGGTCGCTAATCGTGTCGGCGGGCAGAAAGACGCCGTTCTCCGAACGATTGGCGGCGTTGGCGAGGAACCAGTCGTTCCCGGCGCTGCCGGCGACGACGTCGACCGCGTCGTCGACCATGACTTCCTTGCCGCGGCGGAGATAGTTTTCACCGTTGTTTCGCGTCGGCGTGCCTTCGTCCGAGAGATTCGCGATCCGCTCGCTGTAGCTGCGGTTCGAGAGCCATTCGTTCCGCATGGCGATCAGCGCGACGACGTCGGCGGCGCCTTGGTCGGTGTAAGTGGTCCAACCGCTGATCACGATGTCGGCTTCCTTCTCGCCGACCAGATTGTCGCCGCCGCGGCCGCCGATGATGAGATCGCGTCCGTCGCCGCCGCGGAGCAAATCGTTGCCGGCCTGACCGACCACGACATCATGGTCCAATCCGCCGATCAGGAAGTCGTCGCCGTTGCCGCCCACGAGGATGTCGTTGCCGGCGCCGCCGTCCAGATAGTCGGCCACGTCGCCGCCGAACAATTGATCGGCGCCATCGCCACCGAAGAACGTCGCTGTGACTCCCAACCCGTTCGACGACACGATGTCGTCACCGGCGCCGGCATCGGCGAAAATGTAGCCGTTGATATTGTTGAACGACTGCCGGTTATTGGTGGTGACCCCGTTGATGCGCGATTCGATGATCGTCACGCGGCCACTTTGACGCGTGAATTGCACGAAGTCGTCGCCGGGCGTCCCCAGCCAGATCAGGTTGTTGAGCGACGAGTTGGACGCATCGACTTCGACGCGATACGACGCAATCGTCACGGTATGCGTCACCACCGGGCTCCCGACGGCGAGCTCGTTGTACGCGGTGACGCGAATCGACTGCGCACCGGTCCCCGTGAACGTGTGGTGAACTTGCGCCGAACCAACTCCGCGAACGTACTCCTCGACAATCGTGTCGCCGTTCCAATCGATGAACCATGCGAACGATTGATCCTGCCCTGGGGGAGACGTGTCCGTGGCGCGCAGCGTGAAGACGGTGTCCACTCCGCGGGAAACCGCAGCGGGCCCTTCGATACTCGCGGTCACTGCCAGAAGCTGTCGATATTCCAAGGATTCGATAGTCAAGGGCCTCGAACCGTGACGGATTCGAGATGGTGGGCGATTTGACAATCGAGGCATGCCTGACCTCTCTGCCGGAAGCGTGATCGAAAAACAACGTGCGGACGCCGGGCCGTCGCACTGGGCAGACAAGAACCCCCCGGTTCTGCCGGCGCGCAAAGGCCTGAGACAAGTGACGGACTGCGGACGAGAACGCAAGTTGGCCCGAAAGAAATGCGCCTGGTGCGGTAACAGTATCGAACGGTGCCGGGCAGTGCTACCCCTAAATCGGTGAATTTTGGCTCATTTCATGCCTAATTGGTCCGCTGCGAACCATCGGCTAATGCTCACACGGGCAGTGGAGGATCAGCATCCCCCACCAATTGCCGGGAGGAAATGAACTTCGCTCTCAGGCTTAAGACGCGCTAAGAGTCCCTGCGAGGTGATCACGCCGTCGATCGACGCGGCAACGCCGGCCGCGAGCCCATCGCCGCTGCGCAAGCGGCCGACCAGCTCGGGATGTGCAAGCTCCAGGGCGATGATCAACTGGCGCAGGCTCGACGCTTCGATATCCAATTCGGCCTGGCCACCGGTTTGCCCGCGCATCAACGGCGGAATGAAAACGTGTGCCATGCGGCGCAGTTCTATCGGGTCTAGGCCGGCTTGTTGCTCAGGGCTGCCCAGAGTCGCGGCGGCGACATGGGCAGCTCGCGCATGCGCACACCCGTGGCCCGGTAGATCGCGTTGGCGAGTGTGGCCGGCGGAGGCACGATCGGAGTTTCCCCCACTCCACGCACCCCGTAGGGGTGGTCCGGGTTCGGCACCTCGACGATGATCGTGTCGATCATCGGCAGGTCGAGTGCGGTCGGAATGCGATAGTCGAGATAGCTAGCATTCGTCATCCGGTCCGCGTCGTCGAAGACATATTCCTCGTTGAGCGCCCAACCGATGCCCTGCACGGCACCGCCCTGCATCTGACCTTCGACGTAACTGGGGTGCACGGCACAGCCTGCGTCCTGGATCACGGTGTATCGCAAGATCGTGACCTTGCCCGTCTCGGGATCAACCTCGACGTCGGCAATTTGCGTGCCGAAGGTGTTCGTCGAGCCTTCCGGGCTGACGCTGGCCCGCCCGACGACGGGGTCTCCCAGGTGGGGTAGCTTCGCGGCGAGTTCTTTGAACGAGATCGACTCCCCTGGCCCACGAAAGGTGCCGGCCACGAACTCGACCTGGTCGGGTTCGCATTCCCAAAGGGCGGCCGCGCGAGCACAAAGCTGTTCGCGCAGATCGAGCCCGACCTTGTAAGCCGCCAACCCCGTGGCAAAGGTGACGCGGCTGCCGCCCGTGACATCGGTGTAGCCCACGCTGTCGGTATCGACGACCCGGGGCAACACCTCCTCGGCCGCGATCCCGAGTGTTTCGGCCAATTGCATGGCAATGCTGGCGCGCGACCCGCCGATATCGGTCGAGCCTTCGAGCAGCGCAACCGTCCCATCGGGATTGACGGACGCCGAGACGCTCGACTTCAAGCCAATGTTGAACCAGAAGCCGCTGGCGATTCCACGGCCGCGATTTGGGCCGACCAGCGGCGTTTTCCAGTGGTCGCTGGCGCGCGCCGCCTCAAGCGTTTCGACGAATCCCACGCGTGGGTAAACCGGTCCGTCGGCGCGGCGGGTGCCTTCCTTCGCGGCGTTCAGCAACCGAAACTCGATGGGGCACATGCCTAATTGCTCGGCCAGCTCGTCGATGACCGATTCGCAGGCGAATGCCGCCTGTGTTGCCCCCGGAGCGCGATAGGCGGCCGTCTTCGGCTTATTGACGCAGACGTCGTAGCCTTCGACCAAGGCATGAGGCAGGTCGTAGCAACTGAACACGCACATGCAGCCCGGCCCGATCATGCCACCGGGATAGGCGCCTGCGTCGTAGGCGAGCCAGGCCTGGCCCGCGGTGAGCCGCCCGTTTTTCTTCACGCCCAGCTTGACCCGTACGAACGAGCCGGGCGTGGGGCCGGTGCCCTCGAAACAGTCAGCGCGGTTCATGGTGAGCTTGACCGGCCGCCCGCATTTGCGGCTCAACAAGGCCGCCAGCGGCTCGAGATAGACGGGAATCTTGCCGCCAAAACCGCCGCCGATCTCGCAAGGGGTCACGGTCACGCGCGAAACCGGAACCTGCAACAATTCCGCGGTCTGCTGGCGGCAGGTGAACGAGCCTTGCGTCGAGGTCCAGATTTTCAACTGGCCATCGCTGTTCCACAGCGCCACGCAGGCATGCGGCTCGATGTAGCCCTGGTGGACCGATGCGGTCTTGAACTCGCGCTCGATGAGCAGGTCGGCCTCGGCAAAGCCGCGTGCGACGTCGCCCAGCTCGAAGCGCAAATACTGGCCGATGTTGCTCGGCTTCGGGTCCGTGGTCCCCATCCGATTGGTGTGCAAATCCTGGTGCAGCAACGGCGCGTCCGGCTGCATCGCGTCGAGCACCCAGGTGACGCTGGGCAGCGGTTCGTATTCGACCCGAATGAGCTGGGCCGCTTCTTCTGCCAGATGCTGCGACAGGGCCGCCACGGCCGCCACGGCGTGGCCCTTGTACAGCGCCTTGCCATGGGCGAGGCAATTCGCGCCCAAGTGCGCCAGGTTCACCGCGCCTTCGCCGAGATTGGCCACTTTGTCCTTCAAATCAGGCAGGTCGGCGGCCGTCACCACGGCCAGCACGCCAGGCAAGCGCAACGCCGCCGAGGCGTCGATCGAACGGATCCGGGCATGTGCATGCGGACTTCGTAGGACGTGGCCGGCGACCATGCCGGCCAGTTTCACGTCGTTGGTATAGATCGCGCGGCCGGTCACCTTGTCGTTGCCGTCGTGGCGAATCGGCCGCGTGCCGAGCACTTTGTAGTGGCGACCGTGGCCGTTTTTTTCCGGCTGTGCTTCGTCGGTCGTGGCGCGAGTCGTCGTGGCCATCAGCGGGCGACCTCCTGCGATTTTTTGGCGGCATCGAGCACGGCGCGCACGATCTTGTCGTAGCCCGTGCAGCGACACAAATTGCCGGCGAGTTCGAAACGAATTTCCGCCTCGGTGGGATGCGGGTTGCGATCCAAGAGGGCCTTGGCCGCCACGAGGAAGCCAGGCGTGCAGATGCCGCACTGCAAGGCGGCATCTTCGAGAAAACATTGCTGTAACGGATGCAGGCGACCATCGTGGGCCAGGCCCTCGACCGTCGTGATCTGCGCGCCTTCGGCCTCGACGGCCAACATCACGCAGCTATTCACGGGCTGGCCATCGACGAGCACCGTGCAAGCGCCGCAGTTGCCGTTGTTACAGCCTTCCTTCGCGCCGGTCAAATTGAGCGTGTCGCGCAACACTTCCAGCAAGCTCTGGCGGGCTTCGCAGAGAAACTCGACCGGCTCGCCATTGACCGTGGCAGTGACGTGATTGCGTTTCTTGGCCACCGAAACTCTCCCAAGTTGCCGCAGGGGCCTGGATGTCGGCCGGACTGCGAGATTCAACCTTGATCTTTACCTGCCGCACGTGCCGCGGCCTTGGCCAGACAGCGCTTCACCAGGACACCGACCAGGTGCCGGCGGTAGTCGGCCGGGCCGCGTTTGTCGGAGATCGGCCGGGCCACCTGCTGCGCCAGCCGCCCCGCCTCGGCAAACGACGCTTCGGTTGCCGGCTGGCCGACAAGCCAGTCGGCTGCTGCGGTCGCCAACAAGGGGGTCGGCGCCACAGCCGCCAGCGCAATCCGCGCTGCCTGAACCGACTTCAGGTCGTTGCTCAACTGCACCCAGGCACCGCAGCCGACGACGGCAATATCCATCTCATTCCGCGGAATGAACCGCAGGTAAGCCCCGCCGCTCCGCGGCAGCTTCGCGGGCAGTTCCAGGTTCACCAGGAACTCGCCCCGTTGCAGCACGTTCTTGCCGGGGGCCGTGCAGAATTCGGCGACCGGCACCAGCCTGGTGCCCTCGGGCCCGGCGATTTGGGCTCGCGCGCCGTAGGCGATCAAAGCGGGAATCGAGTCGGCGGCCGGGGACGAGTTACACAGGTTGCCCCCCAGGCTGGCCCGGCTCTGAATCTGCCACCCGCCGATAATGTGAGCCGCGTCGGTCAGGCCGGCGTAGGCCTCGACGATGCGGGGGTTGCCGTAGAGTTGGGCGCACGGCACCGCGGCACCTAGCCGCAGCGAACCATCGGACTGCCAGTCGATGGCCGTAAGCTCGGGGATTCGCTTGATATCCACGACCAGGCTGGCGTCGCGCATGCCTTCGCGCAACTGGACCAGAATATCGGTGCCGCCGGCGAGGACCTTTGCTTGCGGTCCATGGGCAGCCAACAGGCTCACGGCTTCGTCCACCGTGGCCGCCGCGGCGTAGTCGAAATCTTTCAAGTGCGGACTCGCTTCCTAAGACCCTCGAGCCGACCGTGGCCGCTCGAATGGAATACTTAAGTGCCAACGCAACGGCAATATGCGGCCCGCCGGCCGGCGCTGTCAAGCAACGGCCGCGCGCCGCCGGATTGCAACAGGCAGCGCTGCCGTGTTTGGCTAGAATGAGGGGCGACCCGCGAACCGGTTTCCCGGTGTCGCGAATTCTCGTTTGCGAGGCCCGGCCATGAATGCGTTTTTTCAGGACCCGCCCCAGTTGGGTAACCCGTACACGGAAGATCGCCTGTTGGCCGGGCAGCTCCGCCGGCTGCTTCCCGCCGACGTTCTTGCCGAGGTCGACGCGGACGTGACCCGTTTCGGCGAACGGGTGCTGCACGAGGTGACCCCGGCGGCGGCCGATGCCGAGGCCCATCCGCCGGTCTACGTGCCGTTCGATCCCTGGGGTCGCCGGATCGACGAGATTCAGGTGGCCCCCGGCTGGCAGCGGCTCGCCGCGATCAGCGCCGAGGAAGGACTCGTGGCCACCGGCTATGAGCGCCGCCACGGACCTTATTCGCGCTTGCATCAATTCGCCAAGCTGTACGTGTTCAACCCTTCGTCGGCCGTCTTTACCTGCCCCCTCGCCATGGCCGACGGCGCCGCCCGGCTGCTCGAAACGCACGGCGACGCTTCGCTCAAATCGCACGCGTTTCGGCGCCTGACCACGCGCGACCCGAAGCTCGCCTGGACCTCGGGACAGTGGATGACCGAGCGCACTGGCGGTTCGGACGTCGGCCGCACCGAGACGATCGCACGGCTCGACGGCGACACCTGGCGGCTCTCCGGCACCAAGTGGTTCACCTCAGCGACGACCAGCGAGATGGCCATCACGCTGGCGCGCACCGAGGCCACGGACGGCTCAACGACCGCGGGCAGCCGAGGGCTGAGCGCGTTTTACGTCGAGACGCGCGACCCAACCGGCCAGCTCAATCGGATCCACATCAACCGCCTCAAGGACAAGCTCGGCACGCGCGCGCTCCCCACGGCCGAACTGGAGCTCGACGGCACCCCAGCCCGGATGATCGGGCCGCCGGGTCGCGGTGTGGCGACGATCGTCACGCTCGTCAATGTGACGCGCCTGTACAACGCCATCTGCGCCGTCTCGGGCGCGCGCCGCGGGCTGATGCTGGCACGCGACTATGCCCGCCGCCGCGAGGCGTTTGGGAGGCCGTTGGCCGAGCAGCCGGCGCACCTGGCCACGCTCGCGAACTTGGAGATCGAGATCGCCGGCGGCCTGGCCCTGACGCTGCATGCCATCGGACTGCTGGGCCGGGAAGAGTGCGGCCTGGCGACGGCCGAAGAGGCAGCGACGCTGCGGCTGCTCACGCCGCTGGCCAAGCTGTGGACCGGCAAACTCGCCGTTGCCGTCGCCAGCGAAGTCCTCGAATGTTTTGGCGGCGCGGGCTACGTCGAGGACACGGGGCTGCCGAAGCTGTTACGCGACGCGCAAGTCTTGCCCATCTGGGAAGGCACGACCAACGTGCTTTCGCTCGATGCGCTGCGAGCCATCGATCGCGAGGCGGCGTTCGGCCCGTTCGTCGAATCGCTACGCCAAGGACTCCAGGATTTATCGCTCCCGGAGCTGCGTCCGTCGGCCGAGCGCGTCGTCCGGCAATTGGCTGAGCTGGAACAGTTCCTGGTCGCGGGGGCCACGGCCGGGCGCGAGGCTCTCGAAGCCGGCGCGCGCGGCTTCGCCCTGCGTCTGGCGCGCGCCGCGGCCTCGGTCTTGTTGCTCCAGCAGGCGCAGTGGAGCGCCGCAACCGAGCAAGACGGTCGGCCGCTGTTGCTGGCCGAGCGGTTTATCGCCGCGGCCGACAGCACCCTGGACATGCCGGACGAACGCTGCCGGCAAGCGTCGGCCGCGCTGGCGCTCGATCTCGACTGGCCGCTAGCTCCACCGGCAGCCAACGCGCCGTCGCAGCGCGAATCGCGCCAGCCGGCCACTGCTGCCGGCGGCTGAAATAGGCAACCTGCACACCTTCGGATCAACACCGCAACCCCACGCTGCCATGGAACTTGCCTACCGCCACGGCGTCGCCCAGTGCACGCTGGAAAACTTCGAGCGCGATTTCGCCGATCGCCACCTGCTGCACGGCGTGGTGGCCAAATGGGCTCGCGAAACGCCCGACGAACTCGCTCTGATCGAATACGACACCGGCCGCGAACTGACCTACCGGCAATTCGACGAGCAGACGACCGCGCTGGCACTCGCGCTGTTGGAACTGGGTTTTGGCCCGGGTGACTTTCTCGCCACGTCGCTGCCGCTGCTGGCCGAGCACGTGCTGCTCGAGTACGCCTGCTTCAAGATCGGCGTTATTCACGCGCCGCTCGACTTGCGGCTCAAAGGCCCCGAGGTGATTCGTTCGCTGTCGCTGATCCGGGCCAAGGGCTTCGCCTTTCTCGGCAAGACGCCGGTGGCCGATTTCTCGGCGCTGGGCCAGGCGGTCCGCGAGCACTGCCCCTATGTCGAGCACCTGTTTCAATTCAGCCCGCCGGCAGAGACGATCCCCGGCGCGCTGTCGGCCCACGCGCTGGCCGCGCGGGCCACGACGCTGGCGGCCGAGGCCGCACACCCGCTGTGGACCAAATTGCGCGAGATTTCCGCGCAGATCCGCGAGACCGACGGGGCCCAGGTGATCTACACGACCGGGTCGACTGGCCTCCCCAAGCCGGCCCTGTTGTCGCACCGCAACATTACCTGCCAGAACATGTGCCTGGCGTGCGGCTTCGAGATGCTCGACCGGCCGAGCATGCTGGTCAATCTGCCGCCGTCGCACGTCGGCTGCCAGGCTGAACAGCTCATGACGACGCTGTTCAGCGGCGGCTGCGCGGTGCTGCTGCACTTGTTCGACGCCGAAAAGTCGTTGAGGGCCATCCAGGAGCTCCGCGTCGAATGCTTCGGCCAGATCCCTGCGCTGTTCGCCATGCAATGGCGGCTGCCGAATTATCAGCAGTTCGATCTTTCATCACTGCGCTTCGCGCTGTTCGGCGGCCAGCAGGTCACGCGGCAATTCCTCGAACAACTGGCACGCATGGCGCCCCGGATGGGCACGGGGCTCGGGCTCACGGAAATGGCGGGGTTTGTCACCTACACTCCGCTCGACAGCACGGTCGACGACTTGCAGGCCGGCGTGGGGTTCGACATGCCTGTCACGCCGT
It includes:
- a CDS encoding acyl--CoA ligase, which encodes MELAYRHGVAQCTLENFERDFADRHLLHGVVAKWARETPDELALIEYDTGRELTYRQFDEQTTALALALLELGFGPGDFLATSLPLLAEHVLLEYACFKIGVIHAPLDLRLKGPEVIRSLSLIRAKGFAFLGKTPVADFSALGQAVREHCPYVEHLFQFSPPAETIPGALSAHALAARATTLAAEAAHPLWTKLREISAQIRETDGAQVIYTTGSTGLPKPALLSHRNITCQNMCLACGFEMLDRPSMLVNLPPSHVGCQAEQLMTTLFSGGCAVLLHLFDAEKSLRAIQELRVECFGQIPALFAMQWRLPNYQQFDLSSLRFALFGGQQVTRQFLEQLARMAPRMGTGLGLTEMAGFVTYTPLDSTVDDLQAGVGFDMPVTPLSIRKPMCGDGSAGEELPPGETGEICFSGPQVFIGYVNDEQAYRRTVSNDGVCYTGDLGYMSPRGLIFAGRSKLVIKPKGYQVHPAQIENHFCLLADRVAACGAVGAPHEVFSEGVVLFVESRPGVELQLVELQEHAKGIAAYMRPTHYVLLPPGGLPLNRVAKTDYVSLRERALSEVEQLRSAGGWDR
- a CDS encoding FAD binding domain-containing protein, whose translation is MKDFDYAAAATVDEAVSLLAAHGPQAKVLAGGTDILVQLREGMRDASLVVDIKRIPELTAIDWQSDGSLRLGAAVPCAQLYGNPRIVEAYAGLTDAAHIIGGWQIQSRASLGGNLCNSSPAADSIPALIAYGARAQIAGPEGTRLVPVAEFCTAPGKNVLQRGEFLVNLELPAKLPRSGGAYLRFIPRNEMDIAVVGCGAWVQLSNDLKSVQAARIALAAVAPTPLLATAAADWLVGQPATEASFAEAGRLAQQVARPISDKRGPADYRRHLVGVLVKRCLAKAAARAAGKDQG
- a CDS encoding (2Fe-2S)-binding protein, yielding MAKKRNHVTATVNGEPVEFLCEARQSLLEVLRDTLNLTGAKEGCNNGNCGACTVLVDGQPVNSCVMLAVEAEGAQITTVEGLAHDGRLHPLQQCFLEDAALQCGICTPGFLVAAKALLDRNPHPTEAEIRFELAGNLCRCTGYDKIVRAVLDAAKKSQEVAR
- a CDS encoding MoaD/ThiS family protein, whose protein sequence is MAHVFIPPLMRGQTGGQAELDIEASSLRQLIIALELAHPELVGRLRSGDGLAAGVAASIDGVITSQGLLARLKPESEVHFLPAIGGGC
- a CDS encoding xanthine dehydrogenase family protein molybdopterin-binding subunit — translated: MATTTRATTDEAQPEKNGHGRHYKVLGTRPIRHDGNDKVTGRAIYTNDVKLAGMVAGHVLRSPHAHARIRSIDASAALRLPGVLAVVTAADLPDLKDKVANLGEGAVNLAHLGANCLAHGKALYKGHAVAAVAALSQHLAEEAAQLIRVEYEPLPSVTWVLDAMQPDAPLLHQDLHTNRMGTTDPKPSNIGQYLRFELGDVARGFAEADLLIEREFKTASVHQGYIEPHACVALWNSDGQLKIWTSTQGSFTCRQQTAELLQVPVSRVTVTPCEIGGGFGGKIPVYLEPLAALLSRKCGRPVKLTMNRADCFEGTGPTPGSFVRVKLGVKKNGRLTAGQAWLAYDAGAYPGGMIGPGCMCVFSCYDLPHALVEGYDVCVNKPKTAAYRAPGATQAAFACESVIDELAEQLGMCPIEFRLLNAAKEGTRRADGPVYPRVGFVETLEAARASDHWKTPLVGPNRGRGIASGFWFNIGLKSSVSASVNPDGTVALLEGSTDIGGSRASIAMQLAETLGIAAEEVLPRVVDTDSVGYTDVTGGSRVTFATGLAAYKVGLDLREQLCARAAALWECEPDQVEFVAGTFRGPGESISFKELAAKLPHLGDPVVGRASVSPEGSTNTFGTQIADVEVDPETGKVTILRYTVIQDAGCAVHPSYVEGQMQGGAVQGIGWALNEEYVFDDADRMTNASYLDYRIPTALDLPMIDTIIVEVPNPDHPYGVRGVGETPIVPPPATLANAIYRATGVRMRELPMSPPRLWAALSNKPA
- a CDS encoding acyl-CoA dehydrogenase family protein, translated to MNAFFQDPPQLGNPYTEDRLLAGQLRRLLPADVLAEVDADVTRFGERVLHEVTPAAADAEAHPPVYVPFDPWGRRIDEIQVAPGWQRLAAISAEEGLVATGYERRHGPYSRLHQFAKLYVFNPSSAVFTCPLAMADGAARLLETHGDASLKSHAFRRLTTRDPKLAWTSGQWMTERTGGSDVGRTETIARLDGDTWRLSGTKWFTSATTSEMAITLARTEATDGSTTAGSRGLSAFYVETRDPTGQLNRIHINRLKDKLGTRALPTAELELDGTPARMIGPPGRGVATIVTLVNVTRLYNAICAVSGARRGLMLARDYARRREAFGRPLAEQPAHLATLANLEIEIAGGLALTLHAIGLLGREECGLATAEEAATLRLLTPLAKLWTGKLAVAVASEVLECFGGAGYVEDTGLPKLLRDAQVLPIWEGTTNVLSLDALRAIDREAAFGPFVESLRQGLQDLSLPELRPSAERVVRQLAELEQFLVAGATAGREALEAGARGFALRLARAAASVLLLQQAQWSAATEQDGRPLLLAERFIAAADSTLDMPDERCRQASAALALDLDWPLAPPAANAPSQRESRQPATAAGG